ACAGCTAAATGAAAcgtaaaaaatacacaaaaaatttATGTGTCTAGTttagcttaaattttgttttgaatatccgggtaaacccggataaaaccgggcaaccaAGTTTAGCTAGACTAAGGTTggcagattgtccggttttatccgggtttacccggatgtttaataaaaaaatgggaaaagtccggttcggcccggttgcccggatttcattgaaaaagcccggattaaTTCACATTATTTTACAAGTCAATCAAAAAAACCAATTgtgttgttaaaaatttttatttatgcgtccaacacgaaatttttttagcaagttttataaaaaaaaacatggaaggttttttgaaagcctaaaattaatttaaaaatctgctattgagtttttaaatttgcccggataatgCCTGGATTTCtgattgtcaattttgaaaacaaatgtccggattttgccaggcttCCAGATGAAATAGCCCAGATTGTTCCggctcggatacgtgctgaaaaattcaggcaaccttagtatagACGTATCGAAAACACAAAAAGACATGCAAAGTCCACAAAAAAACTCAAAGGCTATCATAAGACTCTTAAcagttctaaaataaaaaaaatacaaaaataaaaaaaatctaaatatacaaaaagctgaaaaatacaaaaaagaagaatttgaagaatacaaaaaagcaatttaaaaaaaggtaaacacaaaaaaaaaagaaaacataaaaggcttcaaagataaaaaaaattagataaaaatataaaaaaagagaaataaaataaataggcaacaaaaaaaaaagaatggagAATCACTGAAACTTGTTGAAGTTAtagaaaagactaaaaatgaataaaacttaaaaactaaagacaattaaaaataagctctatctaaataaatttcaacatcTATTGCAACATTCCAAAATAAGTTCAAAACTTTAAACCGAAAAAAACTAGTTGAATTGAACCCTGCACAATTTGTTGAAACTTCTTTTAAACTAAACTATTTAATGCTTTTTGTCTTGAATGAAAATGTTCTAAAAGAGTAAATGCACTTTTAAAATGTGTTCCAGTGTTGCCAGACGCTATTacagtaatttaaaataaatatgtgaaaaaatacTTATTCCACGGTAATTACTAGATTTTGAACAGAAACACGTACAATTTGAATGGAAAACtttaacgagcctatagtaaacaaagagacgaaatgtcacgattggaattttcgattttctgtcagtgtcattccaatcgaccaaaaccaagcagtcttaaaggcagccctacagcagggttgcaagcttattatttcaaaagggacCAGACTGCGCCTCTTTGTATGTAGTCTCTTtagaaaacttagaaaaaaaaattgaggagagacacctaaattaaaaaaataggtcaGAAAAATCTTCGTGGTGccacttaaaaaaataacagaatgaTTAAACAGACAATTAAAGTAGGTAAGAAAGCTTGTAGGATGTTTTAGATTATCTCTCAGTGAACATTTGGTTTTCGCTTTCCCTCCAATTCGATTGGTATCCTTATAGTCCATCAtttatttagttttagtttCAATTGGGTATTGGGTTCATTTTGTAGAATACATTCGATGGGAATTCCCCGTTTGAATGCATTTGTTCGCATTTTAGATTTAGTTGCGCGcttgaatttgcttaaaatttaacgacatttttttcttattctcttttcttatttctttgttttcaaaatttctttctaatgcattaattttatttaaccgTACGCTGTTGaccacacacaaatacacacaaacCAAAATTTGTTACCAAATACTGCTACTGCCGATTTGTGCTAAAAACCTTAGTCAATCCAACCCAACTGGcagataaaatatttatttcttgtGTAGAACCTTTCCCACAAACGGTAGTATGGCCAACATATCCCCAAACTGCTGCGGCGATACAGCCACCTCATCTGCTATTGCCGCAGATTGCTCAAACGCAACAACTACAGCCGCCTCCGCTGGCACCGCTCCAGATGCTCGGCACAGACTATCTGACCACAGCTAGCAGTACCACGCTACATCAGgtaagaaaagacaaaaaaaaatccttcgaaCTTACCTTAGTAACACCCAAACTCTTCAATCGACAGCAGCAACATACTCAAACACACCACAGTACGAGATATTTGGCACTGGCGTCCGACAACAGTAAACGTACGAACGTGACGACCATCAACAAGCAATCGGTTAGCACAGGACCGGCAAACTGTCAACCAACTATCCCGATGCCCATCCCGTCCCATACGTTCATAAAGATTGAAGACTGTAGCGGTACATCTAGTTCGACCTGCAATAACTCAACGCAGATCTTCCACGAACAGGAGAAAACCATCCAAACGGCAACTATTGCCACATCCCCGGATATTCCGGCACAGCTTCTGTTCCAGCAGGGTAACCTTATCCAGATAGCTCCGTCTGCAAAAGCCACCCTTCTTGAACAACCTGCAATGCTCCCTGCACTGGCAACGGCTGCTGCAAACCCTATGACTCCTCCCCCGTCCACCGTCTCGGCTTCGATCGCTCCTAGTCCCCTTCAACAGGAAATTCCAAACGCGACATGTCTCACTCCTCCGCCAGATCAATCGATCCAGATTAACAACAGCGAGGAATCAGTTGAAGCATCTGCAAACTGTGCAGCACCCGAAGTCCAAGATGCCAACATCCAAACCGATACGCCGGTGATGAGCGAAGACGATAACACCGTCGGAACGGACGAGTTGCCTCACCATCATGACGCTTCGACTTCGACCGCTGCAATCAACACCGCGGACGAACCTCGGTTTCCCGAGAATTTCACACAAACTTGTCAGCCACAAGTTCAGATTTCTCCATTCCCAGCTGCGCCCATGTCCCAAGAAATGATGTGCCATAGTATGATCAACAGCAGTGTCGATTCTGCGATCGAACGAGACATGTCGGCGAATTCGTCAGCAATCACGACGAATTTAAACATCAGTACAATCAGCACCAGTACAAATTGTGATCATGTTGAGATGGATCAAGAAGAACATGTTGCAGCGCCACCACCTGTTAGTCTGCCACCAGCCGTAGAAGCTCCTCTGGCCTTGACCGTTAACCCTAACTGTAATCTACGGATACCGAAACTGGAGATGCTATCACCGGTTGAAAACCCGATACCAAGTGGCGAATCCGACGACAATACTCACACAACGTCCGAACAGGAAAACCCCGTCGATCTCAGTGGACTGGAGCTTCTTTCACGAAGTATAGAAGTTTTCCAAAAGAAAGCCTCCATGATCAAGAAGGAACCCATTTCGCCACAACTCCCACCGGAGCCGGTCCAACTCTTGCCACTTCCTCCGCTAGTTCCTTGCGAAACGGTGGTGCGAAGACCAAGTATCCACGAAAGTGAACAGCTTCCCCAACAGCAACAACCCGAAGAACTTCCGCTTATACCGCCAAACGTACCTTCGCCAGTACCGGAAACGTTCATCAACAGCGATGAACCGATGGTCGGCTTGAATCTACTCTGCGCATTGGCCGAGCAGCGATTCCAGGAGGAAGGTATGTTTAAGAAAGACTCCCCGGCAACCAACTGTACCCTGGTGTCAACATCTCCCACAGACGAAAAAGTAGAAACCGCCGATTCATCTCCACCGCAGCTTTCGAATGCTAGTCCCGAGATGCACTCTCGCAAACGTAAACACAAACATTCCAAAGATTCGAGAAAGTCTGGCAAGCGATCCCGACACGATAAGGAAGAGCGTCGGAGGCGAAAGCATAGCTCCGATGCAAACGACGATGAAATAGAGGGAGAATTGAAGGACAGTTTCTCACGGATACGTGCCAAACTTGAGGACTGCAACTGCAAAGATCGTCATGAGAAAGACCATCGATGCTGTCGAACGAATTGGCCATCGGCCAATGAATTGTTTAATGTTATGGAGTCGGACATGAGGGAGCGATTGGTCAATATCACCAGGCAGTGCGAGGAGAAAAAGCGGGAACTAGAACAGATGAGCGTTGTAACGTCGGTGGCCAAAGTGAAACCGCTTACTGCCATGGTTCGCATCCCGGACATTGGCAAGTCTTACTTTGGAAATTTCGGCAGCTCAAGTAGTTTGTTGAACGGAGCTAGCTCAAGCGTATTCTCAAGCCAACCGCCAACCTTGACGGCATCCAAGTTGAGTCAAATTCCGGCGTTGTCGCCGAATTTTTCGTCTTCATCGAACTCAACGACCTTTGTCGAACTACCGAAGCTTAGCTCCGATACCGACTCTAGCAAACAGGAAGACGCTGATTCGAGCTCGATTGAACGATTATCGTTCTCGAAGCGCAAGGGAGGAATTCCTAAGAAGCACGATGAACTTGCTTTGACAGAAACAATTGTTGCGAAGAAACCGAAAAGCCTTGTAGGCTATATTTTGGCTTCCAAAAATAAAGTGAGTGAAAGTAGCGTTAAAGAAACAGTTCAACAAAAGTCACAGTCACATCATATCTACCAGCAGCAAACACTCGGTGCTTCCTCCAGTAGTAAGTCACATAAAACTTCAAAGACCAAGACATCGCCAATCCATTCGTCCAAGTTCGAAAGTTCGACCAGCGACGAAACAAGCGATAGCTCTACAAAACCACATATCAAAATAAAGTCGTCTGCCTTCATAGTGGAAGACGAGAGCAGCAAGCCAAGTGATGCTGCCTTCTCTATCTTCGGTGGAAAACCATCCATTTTGGACAAAATCAAGACGTCTCCCAATGCACTAGCTTCGGCACTTAAGCTGTCACCTTCGCAAACGGCGCTGACCGCCGAATCAAAGCATCACCATTCAACGAAACACAAGAAATCCCGAAGCAAGGAACGCAAACGGCGTAACTCGGAAAAGAAGAAAATCGACCAAAGGTGTACCCTCAGTAACGAGCATTTGAACACAGACAAGACCCGAGTGTTGACAGCCATGGGTGGTCTATTCTACGCTGGATGCTTGAGTGCAGTTCAGCCCCCGGATATCTACGCCGTAACTCTAGACGGAGAGCGTGGAAACCGACCCCACATCATGTCTCGGGAAGAGGTTCTTCGAGATGCTGTAAGTCTTCAATGCGCTTAAAACTCATCGTTCACAAgattaaatcattgtttcctCCAACAGATCCTCGAGGTTGCTCCGAAAACGGTAGACGAAATCGTCCCCGGAACGCGACTCTGCGCCTATTGGAGTCAACAGTATCGGTGTCTCTACCCGGGAATAGCCGCCGAGCCAACATCACCGGATCCCGAGAAACGATACGTCAACGTTGAGTTCGACGACGGCGATAACGGTAAAATCGTACTGGAGGACATCCGTTTCCTCATGAGCGATTACCCCATAGTAGGTAAGACCAGAGGTTCATTTTTCAAGCGTTACATTTCAACTCTAACTTTTCGGTCGGCCATAACGTCAAAGTATAGCCCGTAAGACTAACCACATTTTTAGTTTAGACTAAGTTTTATATCCCAGGACCTTCTCGGTCTGATGTAAGcgaattgtttttctttctttctataATTGCCACCCCGACCGACCGATGTTTAACTTCAACTAATCGACGCTAAACTTCAGAATACGATCCAAATCCTCTTCTATCGCTAGGCAAAAGAAAGCGACAGCCGAGCGTTTCCGAAATGGGAACAACCAGCACGACGACGTCAACAACGGTTGGAATGGCTACGGCACCGGTCGCAACCACCAGTAAAACCATCATAACGAATAGCTTCGCCATGGTTAGCGAAAGGGTCGTCGACAAGCGAGTCCACGATGAGGCGTATCGGGAGGAGCGTCGAAGACTGAAAAAAATACGCAAGGAAAAGCTGCGCCGACTGGCAGCTAACAGTAGCGAATTGACGGCGCACAAGCACAAGAAGAAATCCAAATGCTACGACGAATACTGCAAACACCGCAAGCATAAGAAGCGAAGAAAGCACAAGAAGCATCATCGGGAGCACGATGTGCCCTCGTCTCCGGATGCGGCAGCTGCCGGGTCGATGGATGATGAAATTTCCCAAGGAGACAGCGCCTCGCAAACGGCGGAACCCTTCAGTCCTGTTTCGATCGATGCGTTGTCTCTGACCGAGGAAAAGTGTACTGAGAAGGAAATTTTCAATCCCAGCTTGAAGGAAGACACCATGACCGAAGAAGAGGCCAGTTCGTCCGTCACCGACAGTTCGGGATCATATTACGTAAGTTCATTTTACACCTTTTAAAGTTTCAACTCCAAATAACATCACGCTGTTCCACTTTCAGCAACCGAAGAAATCGTCCGAGAAGAGTGAAAAGAGGCAATCGACGGAGAACAACAGTAAAATCGCGGCATTCCTACCGGCTCGGCAGCTGTGGGCGTGGTGTGGAAAAGGCTACCGGAGGTCCACCGGTCGGGTTAAGAAGCAGTTCTACAAATCGATTCAACGCGGCAAGGAAACCATTTCGGTAAATAACGTTCGATTTTTGTTCTGTAAATGTAGTTGTTATTTATAGGTTCGAGGAGTTACGGTACGATAGTTACCCCGGATTGTTTATCGGAGAATTCCAAAATAGCGGAATTCCCCgtgcaaaaattaatcacttTCAAACGTCCGTTTACCTTCGTTGTTCTTGACTACCTTGGTCCAGTTGAAGTCGTCGTTGGTCGCCGTAGAGAAAAAAGCCTGATTGTGGTGTTCACGTGCATAGTTGTTAGGGCAGTGTATTTGCATGGATAGTGGTGATCCGTTTCAACAGCCACCGAGGCGAGAATACTTCTCGGACTACGGGACAAACTTGCAAGGAACGAATAAGGAGATAATCCAACAAGTACGGGAAATTGATAATGTTTGCACCGATGAATTTACGACTGCTAAAACGGGTAGGCACTTCATTCCACCTGGAACATCCCACATGAAAGAGCCATGGGAGAAGATGATGCGCTCGGTGAAGCAGGTCATGACAGCCTTAGACGGCGGACGTcgattgtttatttgtttattcaatcaacagaccaagtataggtccaaatgacgacttaaagttaaagttacacTAAATTTACATCTACTTAGCGACTTTTCTccggaaaacatccctcgaatCGTCAAAGTCGAAGAGCTCGGAACAGCTGTTGAACGTTTTCATTACACCGATGAATGCACTATTGGCTCCatagttgttcaatcgaatgagaacatacagttgaaggtcctggtttctcagtccatggggtcacactaagaggaatagcttccagtagCGTAGGACAATCGATACGCGATGTCAGTAGATCGGCGACGAAAAACGCTCGTGTTGCATTTCTTCGGGCTTGAAGAGCATCCATGTCTATGAGACGACATCgatgttcgtagcttggcaTGTGGAAAGGGTCATGCCAGTTAAGGTGTCTGAGGGCATAACGCAAAAAGCGCCTCTGGATAGCCTCGAGGCGCTCgttaccgttctggtagtagggacaccagacagctgatgcgtattcGAGGTCGAGTGTCGTCCTGACCGTTTATGGCATAGAACAGtttaagatcatcagcataacGAAGTTTCGGGCCGTCGAGGAGTTTGAGCACATCtttaaaatagattaagaaTATAATCGGTCCGAAGTGACTACCTTGAGGCACACCTAAGGAGATAGAGAACTGGCTGGGGAGGGTGTCTTTAgtgcgaactgtcaatttacgtcaaGTTAAGTAACGACGGAACCAGTCAAGTAAAGGTccgcagaatcctaagcgtccaAGCCTGCCAATGGCGATATCATGGTTCACGTTACCAAACGCTGCTGACAAATCGGtataaatggcgtcagtttgagacttagcagcaaaactttcgtgtACATAGGAGGTGAAGGTCAACAGGTTAGTTGTCGTGGAGCGTTTTGGCATAAAACCGTGctgatcaattaaaaaattttgcttacagaaaatcggatccatgaCGACTAACTCGAATAATATGGAAATTGCACATGAAGCAGAACTTCCTCTATAGTTGTTGATATCTCTCCGATCCTCATTTTTATGGacatgtaagcttccttccacagtgaagGGTTAGTCGCTCTGTCAAGAGAAGCTTTAAAGATGAGTCTCACAGGAGTCAGTAAAACAGGCAGTAGAGAGGGAGTTTTTGAGCTTTACCGCTGATTTTGATATGACCGCATCCTCTATTACAATCGTGCTCATGCAGAAGCCGAGTGGCGAAATATTCCTCACAGTACTTTCCACATGTTCTGGGGATGTTGAAGCAGTAGCAGAGGTATACTCgagaatttttgagcaaagaGACCACAGATTCCGTACTCAGAGTGTTgccatccagaaacatttgagttagaataccaggttcattccgctgacttttaattattattataattgaattcatcaaacataaatgtttaaatgaatagGTTTAGTTACAATAAAATCAGTAAAACAATTTGGACTGACGAATTCGACGAATAAATCGGCTGGATGATTCTTCGAACTGATGCAGGTGCTCAGCATCCTGAAACATACGCATCATTGCACTGAGTGGTTCATTGTAGCCATACGATGTTCGGTGGATTTGATGTGACAGCAACGAATTATATCGCAGAGTTCTCGATAGGGCACTGAGGTTTATCATCCTTAGAAGATTTGGCGATTGAACTTCTGCATTTATAATCTTAACAACGAAAAAAGCCTGTTGAGTCTTTCGGCGACATTCGAGGGTTTCGAGACCCAAAAGCTGACACCGATCTGAATATGCTGGAAGATCTTCGGGATGACGCCAAGGCAGGTGTCGCAAGGCGAATCTGACAAACCGCTTCTGTACACGTTCAATCCTCAAAATCCAACTTAGTTGATACGGAGCCCAAACTACAGCAGCATGCTCAGTTATAGATCTGACGAGGGCGCAGTACAGTGATTTCAAGCACAAAGGATTTTTGAATTCACGTGATACTTTGGTGATGAAGCCGAGCTGACGATTTGCTTTGTTGATAACTGAAGAGCGTTGACTGTTGAAAGTAAGCTGCGCATCGAGGATCACGCCAAGATCATTCACTTCAAagacccttttcaaaaattggctgCCGATACTATAGTCATAAGGAATCGGTGTTTTATTCCGATGACAAGTAATCACAGAGCAATTTGAAACACTGACTGTAGGTTTGTTCAGtctacaccattcaccaaaGTGGTTCAGCAGAGATTGGAGGCGAATGCAATCAGCAGTACATTCCACTGGCAGAAACATTTTAAGGTCATCAGCGGAACCAATTTTCGTTCCGTCTTCTAGGCTTGTAATCAAATCGTTCAAAAAGAGCGCAAACAATAATGGCCCCAAATTACTCCCTTGAGGGACGCCAGATCGATTGGTAAAAGGATATGAAATGCTAGTGCCGTACTTGATCCTTATGCAGCGCTCGGTAAGAAAGGATTTCAGCCAAGCAATCATGTTGTCATGAATGCCAAGCTTGGCAAGCTTAGCGAGCAAAATCTTATGGTCAATCGCGTCAAAAGCGGCTTTGATATCTGTATACACCGCATCgacttgttttttattttccaactgATTGAGGCAAAACGACGTGTATTCTATTAGGTTAGTACTCACCGATGCATGAAACCATGCTGTTCAGGTGCGATGTACTGCGATGAAGCGCGTAAAAGGGCTTGaccaacatttattacaaagtGGTCAGACCCTGCAGACAAACTGGTAATACCACGATATTGCTTAACGTCTCGACGATCGCCATTTTTGTACACCGGAAACataaacgaatttttccatttgtCTGGTAATTTTCTTTGCTGGAAAGATCTGTTGTAGATTTTAGCCAGAGGTAAGTAAAGAGCTTCGATGCAGCGACGATAGATAACAGCTGGAATCCCATCAGGACTTTTGACATGCTTCCAGAATGATTTTGGGTTggacttgaggttacgttgtactcgaaaaagataaatttggtaaaaacgCTAACTggcttttttatttataagcaGAGTTCAGCCCCCGATATATGTACATCCTTAGTTTGGGAGGATTTGAGCTTATGGTGATTTCTAAGAGCACATCTCTTCGTCGTCTTCAGTCGAAGCAGTTCTTTCGTAGACCAGGGAGTCCGAAAAATCCCGGAAGACGTTCACTTTGGCACGTGACGGTGGACGTAATTTAAGATATGCGATATGGGATCCGGGTGCAAAAAACAACCATGgttggagcaccacttcaaaTCGGGCATATTGAAGTCACCAATACTGACGAGAATATCGTCTCCGGGGCGCAGAGAGAACTCACTTTGGATATGCAGCAAGAAAAAGATTCCGCAAGGGCGACATCGCGCGTGCGATCAGGGGGCAGGTACAGCACGCATACGTAGAGTTTTCGGTTGCCAAGATCGATGCGGGTCCACACAAGTTCCAAGTCGTGCCGCCAGGAGTCATCGTCAATAAGCAGATCAAGAAAATTGGATTTAACAGCTATTAAAACTCCACCTCCAGTGTTTTTTCTTGCTATAACGGGGACTACGGTCACAACGAAAAACAACGTAATCTTGTCCAAATATCTGACTTGAGATGGTGGTACGgtcgttcagccatgtttccgtgaaAGCGACGACATCGTAGCAGGAACAAGAGCTGGCGAGCAGATAAGAACGACAAAATCCTCCAGACTACGCTAGCTGGAACTGATCAACAGCCGGCCCCTTACTCTTGTATCTACGGATTCAATGGTAGGTGCACTTTGTCCTAATGTCTTCCTGCGAGGTTCAGATCCCAACGAATCGCATGAAGTCATTAAACCTACTAGACTTGTAGAAGCACTTCGGAATGCTTACAAGAGATCGCAGCAGCTAGCCAACGAGTTATGCCAGCGGtggataaaaaaatatgtgccGATAGTCAACCAGCTGTTCAAGTGGTACTCCGAAGCAGAACCTCTTAAGAAAGAAGATCTCGTGTACTTGGCAGACGGAAATCAACGCAAGGCTTGGATAAGAGGAATTATCGAACAGCCGATCATATCCAGTGAAGGACTATGGATTGACTATGAACTCAAAAAGCAACTGAGGTCGAGAAGACTtggccctcgcacgaagtgtaacctgtacatgacaCTCATTAGACCGATTGTTCTCTACGgacacgagacgtggatattgctccaGGAGAACCTGCGTAcattcggagtattcgagcgacgagtgttaagatcaatctttggcggcgtgcagaaAGCctgagtgtggaggcgaaggatgaaccacgagctcgcgtgactctacggcgaactcagtatccagaaggtggtgaaggctggcagGATACGGTGGCcaggacatgttgcgaaaatgccggacgactatcctgcaaaacaggtattcgctacgaatccagtaggaacgagacgagcaggggcgcaacgagttAGATGGTTAGCCAAGTGAAGCGTGACCTGGCGAATGAGGGATgttcgagaaattggagaatggccatggaccgagtgaattttaggaattatattcatcaagttatgtcgtgagacggaatacatACATTGACGTGTTCGTCAAGTATTCGTGCGTACAATGGGCGATGTTAGGGATTGATAGTGTTGAAAAGGTGGGACTTTTGAGCGTGTATTAACTGCGCAACTCGACAGCCCTGTCAGAACCTAAGACGGAGACTGGCGATTTGTGATGAAGTGTAAggtaaaccaaaaataaaataaacaaacaaaaatttggctcgttttttggctcaaaCATAtgaatttgtcaaaaatgtctgtgtaccaatggccgcgcacttctcaatttgaattttaaacagtaaaaagaTACCTGCCCGAacagtttaaaatgttgtttgcTAGAGTCGAGGGTTTAGGATAGCAGTGGGGAAAATTTGGTGTGGCAAATAGATTATTTATAAGCACAATTTGATTCATATTCAGAAGCATTTGTTTAACAACATTtctaacataatttaaaaaattctttacttACAGGTTGGTGATAGTGCTGTCTTCCTGTCCACGGGACGACCCGATCGCCCCTACATCGGCCACATCGAATCCATGTGGGAAACCTCAACCAACAACATGGTTGTTCGCGTCAAGTGGTTCTATCATCCGGAAGAAGCCGAAGGTTGTCCCAACTTGAAATATCCggtaatttaaagtttaaaaaatccaaagtatcagatatttatttcaattttatccattCTAGGGAGCCCTTTTCCAATCACCGCACGAGGACGAGAACGACGTCCAAACGATTTCTCACAAATGCGAGGTGCTACCGTTGAAGGAATACAC
This sequence is a window from Uranotaenia lowii strain MFRU-FL chromosome 3, ASM2978415v1, whole genome shotgun sequence. Protein-coding genes within it:
- the LOC129753543 gene encoding protein winged eye-like isoform X8 produces the protein MSRIFCTPECRKRFERSSPGDEPSPRAPCQEGMLGPSGNGRLMGPGGNLGASSSLSSSIAPLPPPTHRNLWPPTSLASTVGNRSVPFEFHPAANGEVTESLFAAGGYNTPPASSPFLSCSPLELVAKNFHSAAAAGAAAVTFSQATNSSIFVQSQTDFINGTTSVAKKTETCIGRWEHGTLEPLQIQVPPVPTVTNLTIKTENISSGSQVTYNSNNLNNTHSNTTSHKSDGLDQRHHYYQQAQQHEHLQQQQQQQQLQVHQHLHQRQQSFITSNSARTTLLRLSEHCHRSSTVPTDEASSSTLDLVVTPTTSTRTITTASVATPCLPSPVFAPHPVPGSAHNYQQRPLDCGSVIVSPRAQQRPHTTTDHIWNPPLTTNHNRNCPGSMRNSIDSHQPCSVIHIKREPCQVSEVTTSNNFETSTTALTAVVKIEAPSPKATTSCSSSSGLSATTMDHIGITSTQNNAATIPVGIAVARQRLQESSVAPCPQLHQAKDLSRFGLGLAATGNPGDLGCATPSLSQNMFFAGTNSTMIPLSQEAVTMGVTNAAAAAAAAAVQNAVRTPPALWQYPAPLPVEPMLPMPPPVGFQLVRDPSTGQILFLPTTTTIEPFPQTVVWPTYPQTAAAIQPPHLLLPQIAQTQQLQPPPLAPLQMLGTDYLTTASSTTLHQQHTQTHHSTRYLALASDNSKRTNVTTINKQSVSTGPANCQPTIPMPIPSHTFIKIEDCSGTSSSTCNNSTQIFHEQEKTIQTATIATSPDIPAQLLFQQGNLIQIAPSAKATLLEQPAMLPALATAAANPMTPPPSTVSASIAPSPLQQEIPNATCLTPPPDQSIQINNSEESVEASANCAAPEVQDANIQTDTPVMSEDDNTVGTDELPHHHDASTSTAAINTADEPRFPENFTQTCQPQVQISPFPAAPMSQEMMCHSMINSSVDSAIERDMSANSSAITTNLNISTISTSTNCDHVEMDQEEHVAAPPPVSLPPAVEAPLALTVNPNCNLRIPKLEMLSPVENPIPSGESDDNTHTTSEQENPVDLSGLELLSRSIEVFQKKASMIKKEPISPQLPPEPVQLLPLPPLVPCETVVRRPSIHESEQLPQQQQPEELPLIPPNVPSPVPETFINSDEPMVGLNLLCALAEQRFQEEGMFKKDSPATNCTLVSTSPTDEKVETADSSPPQLSNASPEMHSRKRKHKHSKDSRKSGKRSRHDKEERRRRKHSSDANDDEIEGELKDSFSRIRAKLEDCNCKDRHEKDHRCCRTNWPSANELFNVMESDMRERLVNITRQCEEKKRELEQMSVVTSVAKVKPLTAMVRIPDIGKSYFGNFGSSSSLLNGASSSVFSSQPPTLTASKLSQIPALSPNFSSSSNSTTFVELPKLSSDTDSSKQEDADSSSIERLSFSKRKGGIPKKHDELALTETIVAKKPKSLVGYILASKNKVSESSVKETVQQKSQSHHIYQQQTLGASSSSKSHKTSKTKTSPIHSSKFESSTSDETSDSSTKPHIKIKSSAFIVEDESSKPSDAAFSIFGGKPSILDKIKTSPNALASALKLSPSQTALTAESKHHHSTKHKKSRSKERKRRNSEKKKIDQRCTLSNEHLNTDKTRVLTAMGGLFYAGCLSAVQPPDIYAVTLDGERGNRPHIMSREEVLRDAILEVAPKTVDEIVPGTRLCAYWSQQYRCLYPGIAAEPTSPDPEKRYVNVEFDDGDNGKIVLEDIRFLMSDYPIVEYDPNPLLSLGKRKRQPSVSEMGTTSTTTSTTVGMATAPVATTSKTIITNSFAMVSERVVDKRVHDEAYREERRRLKKIRKEKLRRLAANSSELTAHKHKKKSKCYDEYCKHRKHKKRRKHKKHHREHDVPSSPDAAAAGSMDDEISQGDSASQTAEPFSPVSIDALSLTEEKCTEKEIFNPSLKEDTMTEEEASSSVTDSSGSYYQPKKSSEKSEKRQSTENNSKIAAFLPARQLWAWCGKGYRRSTGRVKKQFYKSIQRGKETISVGDSAVFLSTGRPDRPYIGHIESMWETSTNNMVVRVKWFYHPEEAEGCPNLKYPGALFQSPHEDENDVQTISHKCEVLPLKEYTEKFGSSPERYRAIYDNNDTYYLAGYYDPTAVSIKMQPDIDILPGDEKWIDMD